In Capsicum annuum cultivar UCD-10X-F1 chromosome 11, UCD10Xv1.1, whole genome shotgun sequence, one genomic interval encodes:
- the LOC124888820 gene encoding uncharacterized protein LOC124888820 — protein sequence MKHQMKASYKKFLDLLKQVQVNLSLVDILQSVPKYVKYLKDIVVNKKRLTEYATVALTQECMSKIQNKFPMKLKDPGSLTLQITFVKTISTRRLCDLGASINLMPTSWYQKMGLGSPKPTIIILQLANQSLTRPDGIIEDMLVQVGSLIFLVDFVILDFEADAVVLKLTTTYKELSSISVINFAFDWHLLLCDGPLERSLMGHNLYGDVEALELIQAMNLAVIETNKVAIEPLNRPIGPSPKPLVEEAPNLELKVLPSYLQYVFLGDQDTLPVILSSGLADVQNLDRVLA from the exons ATGAAACATCAAATGAAGGCAAGTTACAAGAAGTTCTTAGATCTTCTGAAGCAGGTTCAAGTAAATCTTTCTCTTGTTGACATTCTACAAAGTGTTCCAAAATATGTaaaatacttgaaggatatagttgtGAATAAGAAACGGTTGACCGAGTATGCTACAGTTGCACTTACTCAAGAGTGCATgtccaaaattcaaaacaaatttcCCATGAAGCTTAAGGATCCAGGTAGTTTAACCTTGCAAATTACCTTTGTAAAGACCATTAGTACACGGAGATTGTGTGACTTAGGAGCTAGCATAAATCTTATGCCCACATCATGGTATCAGaagatgggtcttgggagtcccaaacccacTATTATTATTTTGCAATTGGCAAATCAATCACTTACTAGGCCGGATGGTATTATTGAAGATATGTTGGTGCAAGTAggatctttaatatttttggtggattttgtaattcttgactttgaggctGATGCTGtg GTGTTGAAATTGACAACTACATATAAGGAGTTGTCATCTATATCGGTTATTAATTTTGCTTTTGATTGGCATTTGCTGTTGTGTGATGGTCCATTAGAGCGATCTTTGATGGGTCATAATCTCTATGGAGATGTGGAAGCATTGGAATTGATCCAGGCTATGAATTTGGCAGTGATTGAGACAAACAAAGTGGCTATCGAACCATTAAATAGGCCAATTGGTCCATCGCCCAAGCCCTTAGTTGAAGAAGCTCCTAACTTAGAGCTTAAGGTTCTCCCTTCGTAtttacaatatgtttttcttggtgatcaagatactttgcctgTTATTTTATCTTCAGGACTAGCAGATGTACAG AATCTTGATAGAGTTCTAGCTTGA